In Chondrinema litorale, the DNA window AAAGGAAATAACAATGTAAACGTCGCTGTGGCAACAGGTATCGTAAAAGTGAGTAAAGCAGGAGTATATGAAGAGAAGTTGCTAAAAGGACAGAAAGTGATTTACAACAAAGAAACCAATAAGCACGAGGCATTAGAAATAGATAATTGGGAGAAAGAATTTGCTTGGAAAGATGGGGTGCTTATTATAGACAATGCTGCTTTTGAAGATGTGATTAAAGCACTTTCTGATTGGTACGGAGTAGAAATAATCAATGTAAACTATAAGCCTGACAGAAAGAATTACATGGGTAGGTATGAGAATGAGTCTTTAGAGACTGTGTTGGCGGGTTTAAGTTATGCTTCCAGATTTAGATATGAGTGGAAAGAAGGGAAGCTTTACATTTACAACAAAGAATAATATTAACCAGAATACATAGAAATATTCATTTATTTCAGCCATAAACATCCAATAAACACCACAAGAAAGTAACGTTACTTATCCTAGTGCTTACCATAAAAGTGAGGGACTTTCTATTATTGAAACCAGTTATAAAGACTCTGTTTTTATAGTTGACTTCCTTTCTTTTGCCGACTTACTAAAAAACCTGGTGAGGATCTGATTTGCCGTCTCCCCTCACACAGGAACAGATTTTCTATTTCAAAAATCATTTAATATTATGAATAAGTATTTACTTAAACAAATTTTAAGGATGTCCCGGTTTGTATTTTATGGCATAATAATACAATTGGCACTTACAGGAGTAATGCTTGCTAATGATGGCAATGGCCAAAGCGCAAGCCTCAATGAAATTTATTTAACTCTGATAGAAGAAGACGCTCAACTAGCAGATGTTTTTAATAAAATTGAGACTACTACTTCATTTAAGTTTTCATATTATAAAAGTATTATAGAAGATAAAGATAGAATTACAATAAATGCTCAACAGCAGTCTTTAGGAGATATTTTAAGTGAAATAGCCAGAAAATCAGGCTTAAGATTTAAAAGAATAAATGGAAACATCTATGTCGATTTAGATGATAAAGATAAGTACCCTACTGTTGATGAATTAATAATTGAAGATAACCAACAACTCGTTATTACTGGTAAAGTAACAGATGGCGCAGACGGTCAATCGCTGCCCGGAGTTAACGTTTTATTAAAGGGTACAAAATTAGGAACCACTACAGATATCTACGGTAGTTATTCACTTTCAATTCCTGCTGAAAATGTAAATGGTACGCTTATTTTTTCTTTTATAGGATATAAGGCCAAAGAGTATGCAATTGGTAATCAAACAGTTATAGATGTGGTAATGGAATCTGAAGCTCAAACACTTAATGAAATTGTAGTAACGGCTTTAGGTATTGAGAAATCTAAAAGTGCTTTGGCTTATTCGGTAACAGAGGTAAAAGGAGAGGAGTTTACACAAGCTAGAGAAATAAATGTAGCAAATGCATTAACGGGTAAAATTGCCGGTGTAAACGCAACTGGACTTTCTACTGGGCCCGGTGGTTCGAGTAGAGTTATTATTAGAGGTAATGGTTCTTTAAATGGTAATAACCAACCTTTGTATGTAGTAAACGGCATGCCTATAGATAATAGCAATCCTGGTGGAAGCCCATCTGCTAATGGTGGTGGCCTTAATATCGACCGTGGAGATGGTATTTCTGGTATCAATCCAGACGATATAGAAAGTATAAGTGTACTTAAAGGAGGAACGGCTGCTGCACTTTACGGAGCAAGAGCTGCGAATGGCGTAATTCTTATCACTACAAAAAAAGGAGCTGCACGACAAGGTATAGGTGTAGAGTATAACTCAACATTTACATTTGAAACACCTGCCATTTTCCCACAAAAATTCCAGTATGAATATGGTCATGGTAAACTAGGTAGAAAGCCAACTACTCAAACAGAGGCTATCAGTTGGGGTAGACACTCTTGGGGAGCTAAAATTGATGGGCAAGATTACATGTCTTTAGATGGAGAAATGCACCCTTATTCTGCAGTAAATGTAAAAGATAATATCAAGGAGTTTTACCGCACAGGTACTACTTTTACTAACACCATAGCGTTAACAGGAGGTTCTGAAGATTTAAACTACAGACTTTCTGTTTCCAATATGGATAATGAAGGTATCTTGCCGAACTCTTCATTAAATAAAAAAATAGCCAACTTAAGTTTAAGTGGTCAACTCGGAGAAAGAATAACAATTGAAGCTTCTGCTCAATATAATTTAGAAGAAGTACATAACAGAACCATGGCGGGCGATGCAAACGGTAATCCGAACTGGATTTTAATGCTTGCTAACACTGTAAATGCGACGCAACTTTCACCAGGCTATTTAGAAAATGGAGATGAGTTTGTTTGGAACGAAACTCCTTATGCAACTAATCCATACTTCATCATCAACAGGTATCAGACAAAAGATGAGAAGAATAGATTCATCGGGATGACCAGTGTGAAGTATGATATTTTGGATGATTTATATGTAAAAGGAACTGTAAGCCGAGATTTTTATAATTTTAATTTTGTTGGTATTATTCCTACAGGTACGCAGTATCTTGCTATTCCCGGTTCAGGTGAATATCATGGCTTAAAGTCTGTTGTTTCTGAGACAAACGCCATGGCAAACCTTAATTATCACAAATCATTTAACAATGTATTTGATGCAACATTAATGGTGGGTGCAAACAAGCGTATTTTTACACAAGATGAAACTAGCATAGACGGTACCCAATTTATATTGCCATATTTTTATAGTTATACCAACCTAACTTCTATTACCAATACACCTAATTATCAAAAAACAGAAACTAACTCAGTATTTGGTTCATTAGATTTAGATTACAAAGGCATTGCATACTTAAGTCTTACAGGACGTCAAGATTGGTTTTCTACTTTAAGTTTAGATAATAACACCATCTTCTATCCTTCAATAGGAGGTAGCTTAGTACTTTCAGAAGCTTTTGATCTACCAGGAGCCATTAGTTATGCTAAACTAAGAGGTTCATGGGCACAAGTGGGTGGTGCAATTCCAGACCCTTATGCAGTAAATCTAACTTATAGTATGGTTCAAGGTGGTCATGCAGGACAGGCAATACAAAATGTTACTTCTAGTACCATTACCGATCCTAACTTAAGACCTTTAACCTCAACTACTTACGAATTAGGTTTAGAGGGTAAATTATTTAATGGTGCACTTGGTTTCGACATTGCATACTACAATAGAAAAACCTCTGATGATATTGTAAATACTGCTATTCCAATTACTTCGGGTTACAGCTATGCGCAGTTAAATGTAGGAGAGCTCCAAAATAAAGGTATAGAAGTTTTATTAACTGCTACACCAGTAAATGCAAAAGGATTTATTTGGGATGTGAGTTACAATTTTGCTTATAACCAAAGTGAAATCACCAAATTGGCAGAGGGTTTAAATACCATCCAAATGTCGAGCAGTGTAGGAGGTTGGGCAGGTGTTTATAATGATATTGGAAGACCTTACGGAATTATTAAAGGGTACGATATGCTTAGAAATGATAATGGAGATATCGTTTTCAACTCTACATCAGGTTATCCTGTAAGATCAGAATTGGTTGAGTTAGGTCAAGGTGTACCTCCGCTTACAATGGGTTTAACCAACACATTCAATTATAAAAGATTATCATTAAGTGTATTGCTAGATGGCAAATTTGGCAACAAAGTATTCTCTGTAATGAACACTTATGCCATGCGTTTCGGATTACTTGAAAACACCTTGGAAGGTAGAGAAAATGGTCTTGATTTAGAAGGTGTTGATGAAGAAGGAAATCCATATACAAGCCACATCGACTACGATTCTGATGCATTCAGATTGTACTACGATAATCAGAAAAACTACTCTGTACTCAACACTTTCGATGGAAGTTTTGTCAAATTGCGCCAGGTAATTTTAGGATATAATATCCCTAAAGAATTTTTAAAGGCTGCTAAAATTCAATCTGCTTCATTGTCTTTTGTTGCACGAAATCTGGCTATCCTTTATCGTAAAACTGAAAACTTCGATCCAGAAACTAGCCACACCAACGGAAATGCTCAAGGTTTCGAATCTTTTGCATTGCCACGTACACGCAGCTTCGGTTTCAACTTGAAAGTTAAATTTTAATTAATCCACACTTCAAAGGATAACTAAAATGAAAAATTTATTTAAAATTATATATAGTCTTTTGGCTGTTCTCTTAATCGGGCTTCAGTCTTGTGACGAAGGTTTTGAAGAACTAAACAATAACCCAGACGCAGTAAATGAACCCACTGCCGAGTATATTTTTACTAAAGCACAGTTAGATGCGATTGATTGCCAGTACTATGCGACCAATGTAATTTGTGCGGGTGGATTTATGCAACATTTCGCGACCTACAAAGATGTTCCGAGTTTAGGAGACAGATATACTTGGTCTCAAGGTGGCTATCCTTACGATTATTTCAATGGTATTTTCCCGAATGCAGTTAATGAGATTGCTGAAGTAATCAAAGCCGTTGAAGAAGACCCAGAACAAGTTAATTTACTTTCTATTGCTAGAATTTGGAAGGTGTATGTAATGCATAAAATTACTGATTTATATGGCGATATTCCTTATTCTGAGGCGGCAATGGGTTATACAAGTACTATCTATACGCCAAAGTACGATGAGCAAAGCTCTATTTACACTGACCTGTTAAGTGAACTAGAAGAAGCGGCACTTGCATTGGATGATTCTAAAGCTTCTTTTGGAGATGCAGATTTAATCTACAGTGGAAATACAGTTCAGTGGAGAAAGTTTGCTTATTCTCTTATGCTGAGATTAGGGTCAAGATTATCTAAAGTTGATGCTTCTACTTCTCAAACTTGGGTGCAAAAAGCAATTGCTGGTGGAGTAATTATGGACGATGCCGATGTTGCATCGATTCCTTATACTGATGGCCCACAGACATTTAATTACAATCCGGTTGCTTATGGTTTATTGAGCAACGATTACGGAACTGGCGACGGAGTGAGTAACAAAGAAGGTGGCAAATTAGCAGAAACTTTTATCTCATACCTAAAAGAAACCAACGACCCAAGATTAAATGTTTTGTCAATTGTTTGGATAAACGGAGTGGCAGATACTTCTGCTGCGATTCAATCTGGTATGCCAAATGGACTTATTGGTGGCAGTGCTCCCGAAAACTATGGTTCATATTCAGAACCAAATCCTAATACCTTATTAAAATACGAATCTCCATTTTTGGTAATGACCAATGCAGAAACCAACTTATTGCTTGCCGAAGCTGCTGTAAAAGGTTGGAGTAGCACAATCTCAGCAGAAGATGCATACGAAAATGCAGTAAGTGCTTCTATGAGAAATTGGTCTTTGTACGATGCATCAGCAGGGTATATCTCTGACAGTAAAATTAATGCTTACCTAGCTCAAAATCCTTTTTCAACTGGAACAACAGAAGAGAAGTTGGAGCAAATTAACACGCAGTATTGGGTGTCGCTTTTCCCAGACGAAACAGAGATTTATTCAAACTGGAGAAGATCAGGTTATCCACTTTTAACACCTGTAAGTGTTCCGGGTAATATTACGAATGGCACCATTCCAAGAAGATTAATCTATCCGCCAGATGAAGAGACATTAAACGCAACCAACTGGGCTGAAGCGGTAAATAGAATTGGCGGTAACGACTTTACAACCAGAGTATGGTGGGATGCTGAATAAAGCATCCACCCACCTTTTAATCTTACAATCTACAATACAATTATTATTTAATTCATGCAATTACAAATGAAATCAGAACGCAGATCACTAATAAAAAAAATTGGGACTTCTTTAGCGAGCTTAGCAGGTCTTGGAATAGTAACTACTGCAAATGCTGAAAAACTGGAAGAGAACAATGGTGAAAAACTAGTTTACGGAGTAGTTAAAAACGACGAAGTTCCATTGTTTTCGAGTGCAGTTAAACATGGCGGATTTGTATTTATCGCTGGTAAAGGAGCTCATTTTGAAGGTGATGTAAAAGCGCATACAAAACATGTGTTAGATGAACTTGAAGCAGAATTGAAAAAAGCGGGTTCGTCTATGGAGAAAGTGGTAAAAGTGAATGTTTACCTGCATGATTTGAGCGATTACCATGCAATGAATGAAGAATATAGAGGAAGGTTCGGAGATAAGCCTCCAGTGCGTACAACAGTTGCTGTTTACGGAGGTGTTCCCGGAGATTCTTTGGTAGAAATTGATTGCATTGCGGCTGTCTAAAAAGCACATTTACTAATCATTTAAAACACCTGCAAACCACTTTATAGAATTGGGATACTGAAACCATGAAAATGGTTTGCAGGCTAGTCTTTTATTGTCAAAAAAATTAAAATCATAATGTTTAAAAGAAGAGAAATATTAAAGCATCTCACAGCTTTACCATTGGTGGGAGGTGTAACTACATTGGCTACAGGTCCATTACAAGCTAAAAGTTTACTAAGTCCGGCTCGCGATTATTTTAAAGAGTTAGGGGTACGTACTTTTATTAACGCAGCCGGAACTTATACTTCTATGACTGGGTCTTTGATGTTAGATGAAGTAAAAGAAGCAATTATGTATGCTACCCAAGATTATGTAATCTTAGATGACCTACAAGATAAGGTTGGCGAAAGAATCGCATCATTAGTAAAATGCGAAGCGGCAACAGTTACTTCGGGAGCAGCATCAGCAATTACTTTGGGTACTGCGGGAGTTTTAACTGGTATGGATGAGGTGAAAGCAGGCCAACTTCCACACTTAAAAGGCACTGGCATGAAAACCGAAGTAATCATGCAAAAGGCGCATGACATCCCTTATGCACATGCTTTGAAAAATTGCGGCGTAAACGTGATTTTTGTTGAAACTGCTGCCGAATTAGAAAAAGCAATCAACAAAGAAACAGCGATGATGTTCTTTGTGAATGCGAATAACTTCGATGGTAAAATTCAAGTGGAAGAGTTTGTGAAGATCGCTAAGAAACACAACATTCCGACAATGAACGACTGTGCTGCGGATGTACCACCAGTTGAAAACCTTTGGAAATACACACAAATGGGTTTTGATCTGGTATGTTTTTCAGGAGGTAAAGGTTTGCGTGGTCCACAAAGTGCTGGTTTACTGCTAGGTAAAAAAGAATATGTAGCTGCTGCTAGATTAAGTGCGGCTCCAAGAGGTAATACAGTTGGCAGAGGTATGAAGGTAAACAAAGAGGAGATTTTGGGTATACTTGCTGCTTTAGAATACTATCTTTCTAAAGACCACGAGCAAGAGTGGAAAATGTGGGAAAATCAAATCGCTCATATTCAAAGTGCAGTAAAAGATATCGATGGTTTAAAATCTACAGTGGATGTGCCACCAATTGCCAACCATGTACCTACATTAAACATTTCTTGGGATACCAACAAAGTAAAAATCTCTGGTGATGGTGTAAAAGAAGAATTGAGAAACGGTCATCCTTCAATTGAGATTGCTGGTGGTGGAGAAAATTCTGTGAGTATAACAACGTGGATGTTGGTTCCAGGTCAGGAGCGCATCGTTGCTAAAAGATTGGGTGAAGCATTAACAAAGGCTTCAGTTTAATCATTTATTATTTCTTTAGGGAAGCCAATCCGGCTTCCTTTTCTTTCATATAAAATTTCAGGCATTATGTTTCAAAGGAAATATATCTATATTATTCTTTTGTCTATTTTTTGCTATGGCCAGCTTACAGCACAACAATATACTACACTTATTAAAGGAGGTCGAGTTATCGATCCTAAAAATAATATAGATGGAATAATGGATATTGCTATAACTGGCGATACCATTGCGAAAGTAGCCAAGCACATAGATCAAAATCTGGCTGATAAAGTCATTCTCGCAGAAGGTTTGATAATTACTCCCGGATTAATCGATTTACATTCTCATAACTTTTTCGGCACGGAACCCAATCATTATCTCAGTAATGGTTTGGAGGCACTTCCACCAGATGGATTCACTTTTAGATGTGGAATTACTGCGGTAGTAGATGCAGGTGGAGCAGGTTGGAAAAATTTCCCCGTTTTTAAATCTCAGGTAATAGATAATTCTAAAACTAGAGTTTATGCTTTTCTAAACATTGTAGGAGAAGGCATGCGCGGGCATCCATATGAGCAAAACATAAACGATATGGATTCTAAAATGACAGCGCTAGTTGCTTTACAGCACAAAGAAGTTGTGGGTGTAAAAGTAGCGCACTACTCTGGTAGTGAGTGGACTCCGGTAGACAGAGCATTAGATGCTGCCAAGAGAGCTAGAATTCCTGTAATGATCGATTTTGGAGGAAATATTCCACCTTTGTCTCTGGCAGATTTACTTATTAACCGCTTAAGATCTGGCGATATTTTCACACATGCTTATGCCAATGTATCGGGTAGAATGCCTATTGTAGATGCCAATGGAGAAGTGATGCAGTTTGTAAAAGAAGCACAAGAGAAAGGAGTGATTTTCGATGTTGGTCATGGTGGCGGGAGCTTTGCATACAGCCAAGCTGTGCCTGCTACTCAAAACGGTTTTTTCCCAAATACCATCAGCACAGACTTGCATACTGGTAGTATGAATGCCGGAATGAAAGATTTACTCAACGTGATGTCTAAATTTTTAAATCTGGGGATGACTTTACCAGAAGTAATAAATGCTTCTAGTTGGAAATCTGCACAAGTAATACAGAAAAAAGATATCGGACACTTATCAGTTGGAACTGTGGCAGACATTGCAGTTTTCAAATTAGAAAAAGGAAACTTCGGCTTTGTAGACTCTTCTGGGTACAAAATGCAAGGAGATAAAAAACTGGTTTGTGAGCTTACCATTAGAGCAGGAGAGATAGTCTATGACCTGAATGGTATGTCGAAACAATTGTGGACGATGGAATAATTAGTGAATTTTAAAAGGATAAAAGTGAGATATAAAAACATATTGAAGCTGATTTTACCAGCAATTCTATTTGTACAATATGTACAAGCTCAAACCATATCGAGCGAAGAGTTAAACTACCTAACATCAGCATGGAAAGGAGAAAGGTTTGTAGATGGCAGACCTAAAATTCCAGAAAGTTTAATAGAGCGAGCTAAAAAAGTTTCTGTAGAAGATGTTTGGACGATTTTAAAGAATGAAGGCTATACTAACCAATACGAAGGAGGCTGGAAAACAATAGATGATAAGGTAGTTGCAGGGCGTGCATTAACAGCGCAATTTATGCCCAGTCGCCCAGATTTAGTGCAAAACATCAAAGCCAAGGGAAAAGAAGATGGTAGAATAGGAGACACCAATGCATGGCCGATAGATGAGTTGAGCAAAGGTGATGTATATGTAGCAGATGGCTTCGGAAAGATTGCGGGTGGCACTCTAATTGGCAGTAATCTGGGAAATTCCATCTATTCTAAATCGGAAAATGGAGTTGTTTTCGATGGCTCTGCAAGAGATATGGATGGACTTTCAGAAATTGAAGGGTTTAATGCCTTTGTGCGAGACTGGCATCCTTCCTTTTTGCAAGATATGGTGCTTACTGGCTTAAACAAACCTATTAGAATCGGGCAAGCAGTTGTGATGCCGGGTGATTTGGTTTTGGCTAAAAGAGCAGGTGTAATTTTTATCCCTGCCCATTTAGCTGAGAAAGTGATTGCCACTGCTGAGTTCATTGTGTTAAAAGATAAATTCGGGCATGCCATGCTTAGAGAAGGAACATTTACCACAGGTGAGATCGATAGCCAGTGGAATGACAAAATAAAAGATGAATTTATAAAGTGGATTAAGATTAACGCTTCGGATGTACCTCTTACCCGTTCAGATGTTGATCGGTTTATGGAACAACGGACGTGGTAATGAGTGATTGAAATGGGGTAGCTTCTTGCTACCCTTGTTTTTTTCAAGACTATAGATAGATTTTATAGAAAATGATAAAACCTTTTCAGACTTGATTTTGAAGCATTATAAAACCTTCTTACATCTAATATCTTATATTTAAAACAGAATTAGATAAAAGATACAATGAAGAAGCTTTATACTTTTTGCTTACTACTATTTTTTGCGAACACATTTTTACATGCACAAATAAAAAAGGTATGTGTTACTATAGACGATTTACCGACTGTTGTCTACCATGTTGCCAGTGAAGAGTATAAATTGGAGTTAACAAAAGACATTGTAAAAATGCTGAAGAAGAATCGTATTCCGGCAATAGGAT includes these proteins:
- a CDS encoding RidA family protein — protein: MKSERRSLIKKIGTSLASLAGLGIVTTANAEKLEENNGEKLVYGVVKNDEVPLFSSAVKHGGFVFIAGKGAHFEGDVKAHTKHVLDELEAELKKAGSSMEKVVKVNVYLHDLSDYHAMNEEYRGRFGDKPPVRTTVAVYGGVPGDSLVEIDCIAAV
- a CDS encoding aminotransferase class V-fold PLP-dependent enzyme, which encodes MFKRREILKHLTALPLVGGVTTLATGPLQAKSLLSPARDYFKELGVRTFINAAGTYTSMTGSLMLDEVKEAIMYATQDYVILDDLQDKVGERIASLVKCEAATVTSGAASAITLGTAGVLTGMDEVKAGQLPHLKGTGMKTEVIMQKAHDIPYAHALKNCGVNVIFVETAAELEKAINKETAMMFFVNANNFDGKIQVEEFVKIAKKHNIPTMNDCAADVPPVENLWKYTQMGFDLVCFSGGKGLRGPQSAGLLLGKKEYVAAARLSAAPRGNTVGRGMKVNKEEILGILAALEYYLSKDHEQEWKMWENQIAHIQSAVKDIDGLKSTVDVPPIANHVPTLNISWDTNKVKISGDGVKEELRNGHPSIEIAGGGENSVSITTWMLVPGQERIVAKRLGEALTKASV
- a CDS encoding SusD/RagB family nutrient-binding outer membrane lipoprotein; the encoded protein is MKNLFKIIYSLLAVLLIGLQSCDEGFEELNNNPDAVNEPTAEYIFTKAQLDAIDCQYYATNVICAGGFMQHFATYKDVPSLGDRYTWSQGGYPYDYFNGIFPNAVNEIAEVIKAVEEDPEQVNLLSIARIWKVYVMHKITDLYGDIPYSEAAMGYTSTIYTPKYDEQSSIYTDLLSELEEAALALDDSKASFGDADLIYSGNTVQWRKFAYSLMLRLGSRLSKVDASTSQTWVQKAIAGGVIMDDADVASIPYTDGPQTFNYNPVAYGLLSNDYGTGDGVSNKEGGKLAETFISYLKETNDPRLNVLSIVWINGVADTSAAIQSGMPNGLIGGSAPENYGSYSEPNPNTLLKYESPFLVMTNAETNLLLAEAAVKGWSSTISAEDAYENAVSASMRNWSLYDASAGYISDSKINAYLAQNPFSTGTTEEKLEQINTQYWVSLFPDETEIYSNWRRSGYPLLTPVSVPGNITNGTIPRRLIYPPDEETLNATNWAEAVNRIGGNDFTTRVWWDAE
- a CDS encoding amidohydrolase/deacetylase family metallohydrolase; translation: MFQRKYIYIILLSIFCYGQLTAQQYTTLIKGGRVIDPKNNIDGIMDIAITGDTIAKVAKHIDQNLADKVILAEGLIITPGLIDLHSHNFFGTEPNHYLSNGLEALPPDGFTFRCGITAVVDAGGAGWKNFPVFKSQVIDNSKTRVYAFLNIVGEGMRGHPYEQNINDMDSKMTALVALQHKEVVGVKVAHYSGSEWTPVDRALDAAKRARIPVMIDFGGNIPPLSLADLLINRLRSGDIFTHAYANVSGRMPIVDANGEVMQFVKEAQEKGVIFDVGHGGGSFAYSQAVPATQNGFFPNTISTDLHTGSMNAGMKDLLNVMSKFLNLGMTLPEVINASSWKSAQVIQKKDIGHLSVGTVADIAVFKLEKGNFGFVDSSGYKMQGDKKLVCELTIRAGEIVYDLNGMSKQLWTME
- a CDS encoding SusC/RagA family TonB-linked outer membrane protein, giving the protein MSRFVFYGIIIQLALTGVMLANDGNGQSASLNEIYLTLIEEDAQLADVFNKIETTTSFKFSYYKSIIEDKDRITINAQQQSLGDILSEIARKSGLRFKRINGNIYVDLDDKDKYPTVDELIIEDNQQLVITGKVTDGADGQSLPGVNVLLKGTKLGTTTDIYGSYSLSIPAENVNGTLIFSFIGYKAKEYAIGNQTVIDVVMESEAQTLNEIVVTALGIEKSKSALAYSVTEVKGEEFTQAREINVANALTGKIAGVNATGLSTGPGGSSRVIIRGNGSLNGNNQPLYVVNGMPIDNSNPGGSPSANGGGLNIDRGDGISGINPDDIESISVLKGGTAAALYGARAANGVILITTKKGAARQGIGVEYNSTFTFETPAIFPQKFQYEYGHGKLGRKPTTQTEAISWGRHSWGAKIDGQDYMSLDGEMHPYSAVNVKDNIKEFYRTGTTFTNTIALTGGSEDLNYRLSVSNMDNEGILPNSSLNKKIANLSLSGQLGERITIEASAQYNLEEVHNRTMAGDANGNPNWILMLANTVNATQLSPGYLENGDEFVWNETPYATNPYFIINRYQTKDEKNRFIGMTSVKYDILDDLYVKGTVSRDFYNFNFVGIIPTGTQYLAIPGSGEYHGLKSVVSETNAMANLNYHKSFNNVFDATLMVGANKRIFTQDETSIDGTQFILPYFYSYTNLTSITNTPNYQKTETNSVFGSLDLDYKGIAYLSLTGRQDWFSTLSLDNNTIFYPSIGGSLVLSEAFDLPGAISYAKLRGSWAQVGGAIPDPYAVNLTYSMVQGGHAGQAIQNVTSSTITDPNLRPLTSTTYELGLEGKLFNGALGFDIAYYNRKTSDDIVNTAIPITSGYSYAQLNVGELQNKGIEVLLTATPVNAKGFIWDVSYNFAYNQSEITKLAEGLNTIQMSSSVGGWAGVYNDIGRPYGIIKGYDMLRNDNGDIVFNSTSGYPVRSELVELGQGVPPLTMGLTNTFNYKRLSLSVLLDGKFGNKVFSVMNTYAMRFGLLENTLEGRENGLDLEGVDEEGNPYTSHIDYDSDAFRLYYDNQKNYSVLNTFDGSFVKLRQVILGYNIPKEFLKAAKIQSASLSFVARNLAILYRKTENFDPETSHTNGNAQGFESFALPRTRSFGFNLKVKF
- a CDS encoding RraA family protein, producing the protein MRYKNILKLILPAILFVQYVQAQTISSEELNYLTSAWKGERFVDGRPKIPESLIERAKKVSVEDVWTILKNEGYTNQYEGGWKTIDDKVVAGRALTAQFMPSRPDLVQNIKAKGKEDGRIGDTNAWPIDELSKGDVYVADGFGKIAGGTLIGSNLGNSIYSKSENGVVFDGSARDMDGLSEIEGFNAFVRDWHPSFLQDMVLTGLNKPIRIGQAVVMPGDLVLAKRAGVIFIPAHLAEKVIATAEFIVLKDKFGHAMLREGTFTTGEIDSQWNDKIKDEFIKWIKINASDVPLTRSDVDRFMEQRTW